ATCAGGGAGACGAGCAAACGAAAGCGAAAATTCATTCGGTCACGCAGCGCCGCGACCGAAGTCATCCGGTGTGATCCGGGGTGGATTCATTCTCGATCTGACTGGGCGTCATCACGGTGACCAGCAGCAAATGTAACCGTCGCTTGTCTGCGCCAAGAATCTTGAATTCATATCCACCGACACAAACTACTTCTCCGCGTCGCGGCAAATGGCCAAGTTCATGCGTGATGAAGCCGCCGATGGTGTCGTATTCATCGTCAGAAAAATCAGTGCCGAAGTGGGCATTGAACTCATCGATGGGTGTCAACGCGCGGACAGTGAATCGGTTGGCAGACTGTTCGCGGATATGCACGGGCTCGGCCGTGTCGTATTCATCGTCGATGTCGCCCACAATTTCTTCAAGCACATCTTCAATGGTGACCAAACCCGCCACACCACCAAACTCATCCAGCACGATGGCCATATGGGTGCGCGTCAGGCGAAACTCCGCGAGGAGTACATCGAGTCGTTTGCTTTCAGGAACATATAACGCAGAACGAATGTGGTTTTTGAGGGTGAAACCGGCAATATCCTCTTCTGAAGGCGTTCCCGCATAAAAATGCAGCAGCTCCTTTACCAAAAGTATGCCGGTGATTTCATCACGATTCTCCAGAATCACCGGATAACGCGAATGGCCGGTTTCAGCAATCTCAGAAAGAATTTGAGGCAAAGTGGAAGTGATATTAATGACATCCATCTGCCCACGGGGAATCATGACATCGCGCACCCGCGAGTCATGAAATTCAAGCACCGAATCAATCAGGCTGGCGGTAGAGTGCGGGATGATCTGCTTTTCTGCAGCCGCTTTGGCTACGGTCAGAATATCCGAGCAACTCTTTACCTGACTGATGCACCACTGTTGGCGCAGCCGAGCGAACCAGCCTGGCTCGTCGCTGCGCGAAGGACTCGAGTCTTCGTCCATTGCCTTGTTTGTACCCTTGAAAATAAAAGTTAAAAGCTTCGGTTAAAAATGACAGGACCAAATTCAATAGTGAGATTAATCTGCGCTATACGGGTTTTCAAATCCGAGTTTTTGCATGGCATCCACCTCGATCTGTTCCATCTGATCAGCTTCGGCACTCGCTTCATGGTCGTAGCCCAGCAGATGTAATACGCCATGCACGACAAGATGTGCCGTGTGCGTGGCAGGAATTTTGTTTTGGCTTGCCGCCTCGTTCAGAACGACCGGCATACAAATCAGCAGATCACCGAGATAGACAGGTTCATCACCACTTGCCATATCTTCTGGCAGTTCCGGTGCGTCGTAGGAAAATGAAAGCACATTTGTTGCATATTTTTTGTGACGATACTGCTGATTCAGCGACAGGCCTTCTTCTTCATCCACAAAACGAACGGTGAGCGCAACGGACTGCCAATGATTTGCCGCATCCAATGCCGCTTCTACCCAAGGTTGCATGCGTGCGGCCGTCGGGCAGCGAAGCACACTCGCCTTCTGACGAATCACCGTGGCGCGTTTGCTCACTTCGTTTGCTCCCGAGCCTCGTAGGCATTGACGATGCGCATTACGAGCGGGTGGCGCACCACGTCACGAGCCTGGAAAAAGGTAAAGGCAACCGAATCCACTTCACTCAACACGTCAATCGCATCGCGTAAACCGGAGGTAATGCCACGAGGCAAATCGATTTGGGTGACATCGCCGGTGACCACGGCCTTACTGCCAAAGCCGATCCGGGTGAGGAACATTTTCATCTGCTCGATGGTGGTGTTCTGCGCCTCGTCGAGAATGACGAACGATTCGTTCAAAGTTCGGCCACGCATGAACGCCAGGGGCGCGACTTCAATGACCTGACGTTCGATCAATTTGGAAACCTTGTCGAACCCCAACATTTCATAAAGTGCGTCGTACATTGGTCGCAAATACGGATCGATTTTCTGCGCCAGATCGCCCGGCAGAAAGCCCAGCTTCTCCCCGGCTTCGACAGCGGGACGTACCAGCACGATGCGTTGCACCGCGCCACGCTCCAGCGCATCAACGGCGCTGGCTACCGCAAGATATGTCTTGCCCGTACCTGCCGGGCCGATACCAAAATTAAGATCGAAATGCGCAATGGATTG
This region of Halothiobacillus neapolitanus c2 genomic DNA includes:
- the ybeY gene encoding rRNA maturation RNase YbeY; its protein translation is MSKRATVIRQKASVLRCPTAARMQPWVEAALDAANHWQSVALTVRFVDEEEGLSLNQQYRHKKYATNVLSFSYDAPELPEDMASGDEPVYLGDLLICMPVVLNEAASQNKIPATHTAHLVVHGVLHLLGYDHEASAEADQMEQIEVDAMQKLGFENPYSAD
- a CDS encoding HlyC/CorC family transporter; protein product: MDEDSSPSRSDEPGWFARLRQQWCISQVKSCSDILTVAKAAAEKQIIPHSTASLIDSVLEFHDSRVRDVMIPRGQMDVINITSTLPQILSEIAETGHSRYPVILENRDEITGILLVKELLHFYAGTPSEEDIAGFTLKNHIRSALYVPESKRLDVLLAEFRLTRTHMAIVLDEFGGVAGLVTIEDVLEEIVGDIDDEYDTAEPVHIREQSANRFTVRALTPIDEFNAHFGTDFSDDEYDTIGGFITHELGHLPRRGEVVCVGGYEFKILGADKRRLHLLLVTVMTPSQIENESTPDHTG
- a CDS encoding PhoH family protein, with protein sequence MSPIDQRTARLDFALPVDPQSGLDNERLVNLAGSFDAHLRVIERRLGVEINHRGADFSVIGETKTTQQVEKAIRDLYDLSASEIIDLERVNLFLQAAGLQDDAPAAADEIQIRTQRGIVRGRGARQIRYLQSIAHFDLNFGIGPAGTGKTYLAVASAVDALERGAVQRIVLVRPAVEAGEKLGFLPGDLAQKIDPYLRPMYDALYEMLGFDKVSKLIERQVIEVAPLAFMRGRTLNESFVILDEAQNTTIEQMKMFLTRIGFGSKAVVTGDVTQIDLPRGITSGLRDAIDVLSEVDSVAFTFFQARDVVRHPLVMRIVNAYEAREQTK